In Synechococcus sp. A18-25c, a single window of DNA contains:
- a CDS encoding class I SAM-dependent methyltransferase, translating to MSNTPNNGWFGAVAQDYSRFRPRYPDAIFQWMAERAPARSHCWDAACGNGQASVGLARWFDHVTATDLSPEQIEAAQPHPGVTYSVGAAERSHLHDCSTDAVLIAAAIHWLDVDGFNRETLRVLKPKGLLVWLGYQPIEGAPMVLQNWLEDLYHQRLRSFWPPQRMHVDRHYTDLDFPLPSRAIPEGFVINVQWTQVELLSFISTWSAMRRIEQSLELDRQHDLLLPALAVELRTIWPSESDTLQLQLPLMGRWGLAP from the coding sequence ATGAGCAACACCCCCAACAACGGCTGGTTCGGTGCTGTCGCCCAGGACTACTCCCGGTTTCGCCCCCGCTATCCCGATGCAATTTTTCAATGGATGGCCGAACGGGCTCCTGCCCGAAGCCACTGTTGGGATGCGGCCTGCGGCAACGGGCAGGCCTCTGTTGGCTTGGCTCGCTGGTTTGACCATGTAACGGCCACGGATCTGAGCCCTGAACAGATTGAAGCTGCCCAACCGCATCCTGGCGTGACTTACAGCGTGGGGGCTGCAGAGCGCTCCCACCTACACGACTGCAGCACAGATGCAGTGCTCATTGCCGCGGCCATTCACTGGCTGGATGTGGATGGCTTCAACCGTGAAACCCTGCGGGTGCTGAAGCCGAAAGGCCTGCTCGTCTGGCTGGGTTATCAGCCCATTGAGGGGGCACCGATGGTCCTGCAGAACTGGCTGGAGGATCTGTATCACCAACGGCTGCGGAGCTTCTGGCCTCCCCAACGCATGCATGTGGACCGGCACTACACCGATCTCGACTTTCCACTTCCCAGCCGAGCCATTCCTGAAGGGTTCGTGATCAACGTGCAATGGACCCAGGTCGAGCTTCTGTCCTTCATCAGCACCTGGTCAGCCATGCGGCGCATTGAGCAGAGTCTGGAGTTGGACCGGCAACACGACTTGCTCCTGCCTGCACTCGCCGTCGAACTCAGGACGATCTGGCCTTCGGAGTCGGACACACTGCAACTGCAGCTACCGCTGATGGGCCGCTGGGGGCTTGCGCCATGA
- a CDS encoding 5-formyltetrahydrofolate cyclo-ligase codes for MPRREWNKPALRRLYRSERQRCFQQQHNLHIQIRHQVEREIHCRHHSGSLQGFVGLYWPLQGEADLRPLRDVFQHKLGLSTALPAADGDGSLQYHPWNDAPLAPDGCGIAAPLDQPALSPEQLALLLVPALAVDQHGMRLGYGGGYYDRLRCQTTWKQRLALVVVPEACVSPEPLPVNDWDQPFDGWITETGCQLRRERSSGC; via the coding sequence ATGCCACGTCGTGAATGGAACAAACCAGCGTTGCGTCGGCTCTACCGCTCGGAGCGCCAGCGTTGTTTCCAGCAACAGCACAACCTGCACATTCAGATCCGACATCAGGTTGAACGCGAAATTCACTGCCGCCATCACAGCGGCAGCTTGCAAGGCTTCGTGGGGTTGTACTGGCCACTGCAAGGGGAAGCCGACCTGCGGCCTTTACGCGATGTCTTCCAACACAAGCTGGGCCTGTCGACGGCCCTACCAGCAGCGGACGGCGATGGTTCTCTGCAGTACCACCCATGGAACGACGCCCCTCTCGCACCCGATGGCTGCGGCATCGCCGCTCCCCTCGATCAGCCGGCTTTAAGCCCCGAACAACTAGCGCTGCTACTGGTACCAGCTCTCGCAGTGGATCAGCACGGCATGCGCTTGGGGTATGGCGGCGGCTACTACGACCGTCTGCGTTGCCAGACGACTTGGAAGCAGCGGCTGGCACTCGTGGTGGTGCCAGAAGCCTGCGTCAGCCCCGAACCCCTCCCCGTGAATGACTGGGACCAACCCTTCGATGGCTGGATCACAGAAACGGGCTGTCAACTCAGGAGGGAACGCAGCAGTGGTTGCTGA
- a CDS encoding SufE family protein produces MAEAGSSTSQYGSQALDQLAERLNGTADPRKRYEYVLWLAKKLPAMPAELQTDDRKVKGCVSQVFIASELVGGRMCWQGDSDALITKGLLALLIKGLSDLTPDQVMAVDPGFIAATGLQASLTPSRANGFLNILRTMQEQARILKQAD; encoded by the coding sequence ATGGCTGAAGCAGGTAGCTCCACATCCCAATACGGCAGCCAGGCCCTGGATCAGCTAGCCGAACGACTCAACGGCACGGCTGATCCGCGCAAGCGCTACGAATACGTCCTCTGGTTGGCGAAGAAACTGCCCGCCATGCCGGCGGAGCTGCAGACCGACGACCGCAAGGTGAAGGGATGCGTCTCTCAAGTGTTCATCGCCTCCGAGCTGGTGGGTGGCCGGATGTGCTGGCAGGGCGATTCCGACGCATTGATCACCAAGGGACTTTTGGCTCTGTTGATCAAAGGACTTTCCGACCTGACGCCGGATCAGGTGATGGCTGTGGATCCAGGCTTCATCGCCGCCACGGGGCTACAGGCCAGCCTCACGCCATCGCGAGCAAACGGATTCCTCAACATCCTGCGCACCATGCAAGAGCAGGCGCGAATTCTGAAACAAGCCGACTGA
- a CDS encoding homoserine dehydrogenase, with translation MATRIGIGLLGLGTVGAGVASILSSPDGRHPLIADLDLVRVAVRDLQRARPVSIPQECLTTNPEEVVDDPNVDVVVEVIGGIEPARTLIMRAIAAGKSVVTANKAVIARHGEEIAAAAAAAGVYVLIEAAVGGGIPIIEPLKQSLGSNRIDRVSGIINGTTNYILSRMADEGADYHAVLKEAQDLGYAEADPAADVEGHDAADKIAILSGLAFGGPIERGGIPTNGISNLQGRDVDYATQLGYGVKLLAIAERLESDGEPGGSLPLAVRVQPTLVPNDHPLAGVNGVNNAILVEGDPIGRVMFYGPGAGSGPTASAVVADILNIAGIRQLKSSDGGLDPLLAASSWRSCHLVDGSQIRQRNYVRFHTEDAPGVIGRIGSCFGERGVSIQSIVQFDASDQGAEIVVITHEVGNGAMQNALQAIAALPEVRTLAAHLGCF, from the coding sequence ATGGCGACAAGGATCGGCATCGGCCTGCTCGGCCTCGGAACCGTCGGCGCGGGCGTTGCAAGCATCCTGAGCAGCCCCGACGGCCGCCATCCCTTGATTGCCGATCTCGATCTGGTGCGTGTTGCCGTTCGCGATCTGCAGCGAGCTCGGCCGGTCTCCATTCCCCAGGAGTGCTTGACGACCAACCCTGAGGAGGTGGTGGACGACCCCAACGTGGATGTGGTAGTCGAGGTGATCGGTGGCATCGAGCCAGCCCGCACCTTGATCATGCGAGCGATTGCCGCTGGGAAATCCGTAGTGACAGCCAACAAAGCTGTGATTGCGCGTCACGGCGAAGAGATCGCTGCAGCGGCGGCGGCGGCAGGCGTTTACGTGCTGATCGAAGCTGCTGTTGGAGGAGGTATTCCAATCATTGAGCCACTCAAGCAGTCCCTTGGAAGCAACCGCATTGATCGGGTCAGCGGCATCATCAACGGGACCACCAACTACATCCTCAGCCGCATGGCCGATGAGGGTGCTGACTATCACGCGGTTCTCAAGGAAGCCCAGGATCTGGGCTACGCCGAAGCAGACCCCGCCGCTGACGTGGAGGGTCACGACGCCGCCGACAAGATCGCCATCCTTTCGGGACTGGCCTTCGGCGGCCCCATTGAGCGCGGCGGTATTCCGACCAACGGCATCAGCAACCTTCAAGGTCGGGACGTGGATTACGCCACGCAGCTGGGCTATGGCGTGAAACTGCTGGCGATTGCAGAGCGACTGGAAAGCGACGGGGAGCCGGGAGGATCTCTGCCCTTGGCCGTTCGGGTTCAGCCAACCTTGGTTCCCAACGATCACCCCCTTGCCGGGGTCAATGGCGTCAACAACGCGATCCTCGTTGAAGGCGACCCCATTGGACGGGTGATGTTCTACGGCCCAGGAGCAGGGTCTGGGCCCACGGCTTCTGCTGTGGTCGCCGATATTCTCAACATTGCGGGCATCCGCCAACTGAAGAGCAGCGATGGAGGCCTCGATCCATTGCTGGCCGCCAGCAGCTGGCGGTCTTGCCATCTCGTGGACGGCAGCCAGATTCGCCAACGCAATTACGTGCGTTTTCACACAGAAGACGCTCCTGGCGTGATTGGTCGCATCGGCAGCTGCTTTGGGGAGCGAGGCGTCTCGATTCAATCCATCGTTCAATTCGACGCCAGCGACCAAGGCGCTGAAATCGTCGTCATTACCCATGAGGTGGGCAATGGCGCCATGCAAAACGCCCTTCAGGCCATTGCGGCATTGCCGGAAGTGCGGACCCTGGCCGCCCACCTCGGCTGCTTCTGA
- a CDS encoding ABC transporter substrate-binding protein — protein sequence MFRCLLSVSAAAAIGLSQSACQPIRPSDRITVARAGRITSLDPAQASTFGAQQVISALGDTLYTRSMSGELMPSLASGPPEISDDGLTVTIPLRDDVLFHDGTPFNAEAMAFSLRRFLAIGTLSFVVGDRIKAVETPSAFELRLRLNRPSSSLENLLTSTNLTPVSPTAYHDHQERFLNDNFVGTGPYRLASFQAVQQRLDPFEQYWGQPPSNPGLNLIYLSNSTALFGAIRSGEVDVLISDSIDEDQRLALNRMADEGRLRVGEGPALVIGYITLLSNDGPLKNPVLRQALTYSLDRPLISQRVSHGLRLPLLSLVPPGLPGGNAEPWPRYDAAQARNLFLSAGYCNGQVFTLPFTYRSNLPADRLMALTWQAQIQRDLSDCLVLKLDGVESTTVYDQLEQGAFQAVMLDWRGSYPDPAAYLTPLLSCSKSNGSICERGEAAISGSFWTAPGLEDTLLRSDRSSGETRLRDLNQVEAMAAEGAAYIPVWLVTPRAWSLPELATPEFDGNGRLKLARLQEAS from the coding sequence GTGTTTCGCTGCTTGCTGTCAGTGAGCGCAGCCGCAGCAATTGGACTGAGCCAGAGCGCCTGTCAGCCGATTCGACCCAGTGACCGAATCACGGTGGCCCGTGCTGGCAGGATCACCTCTCTGGATCCCGCACAGGCGAGCACGTTTGGCGCCCAGCAAGTCATCAGTGCTCTTGGAGACACGCTGTACACGCGGTCGATGAGCGGCGAACTGATGCCTTCGCTCGCGTCAGGTCCGCCAGAAATTAGTGACGACGGTCTTACCGTCACAATTCCTTTGCGTGACGACGTGCTGTTCCACGACGGCACGCCATTCAATGCAGAGGCGATGGCCTTCAGTCTGCGTCGCTTCCTGGCCATCGGCACGCTCAGCTTTGTGGTGGGCGATCGGATCAAGGCCGTGGAGACGCCGAGCGCGTTTGAACTGAGATTGCGGCTAAATCGACCCTCCAGCTCCCTGGAGAACCTGCTGACCTCCACCAATCTCACCCCGGTCTCCCCGACCGCCTACCACGATCATCAGGAGCGTTTCCTGAACGACAACTTCGTGGGCACGGGCCCTTATCGCTTGGCCAGTTTCCAAGCAGTGCAGCAACGCCTGGACCCCTTCGAGCAGTACTGGGGGCAGCCACCGAGTAACCCTGGACTGAATCTGATCTATCTGAGCAATTCCACAGCCTTGTTCGGTGCGATTCGCAGCGGCGAGGTGGATGTGCTGATCTCAGACTCCATCGACGAGGATCAGCGCCTAGCGCTTAATCGCATGGCCGACGAGGGCCGGCTGCGGGTCGGAGAGGGCCCTGCACTGGTGATCGGCTACATCACGCTGCTGAGCAACGACGGTCCGCTCAAGAATCCCGTTCTGCGCCAGGCACTGACCTACAGCCTGGACAGACCACTGATCAGCCAACGGGTCAGCCACGGTCTGCGTCTCCCTTTGCTCTCTCTGGTTCCTCCCGGACTGCCTGGTGGCAATGCCGAACCCTGGCCCCGTTATGACGCCGCTCAGGCCAGAAATCTGTTTCTCAGTGCTGGCTACTGCAATGGGCAGGTCTTCACCCTGCCCTTCACCTATCGAAGCAATCTGCCGGCCGATCGACTGATGGCGCTCACCTGGCAAGCCCAAATCCAGCGCGATCTTTCCGATTGCCTTGTGTTGAAACTGGATGGCGTGGAATCAACCACGGTTTACGACCAGCTTGAGCAAGGAGCATTTCAGGCAGTGATGCTCGACTGGCGCGGCTCCTATCCCGATCCAGCCGCATATCTCACACCTCTGCTGAGTTGCAGCAAATCCAACGGCAGCATCTGCGAGCGAGGCGAAGCCGCCATTAGCGGCAGTTTCTGGACAGCCCCAGGCTTGGAAGACACCTTGCTGCGCTCGGATCGCAGCAGTGGTGAAACCCGCCTACGCGATCTCAACCAGGTGGAGGCCATGGCAGCCGAGGGCGCTGCTTACATTCCCGTTTGGCTTGTCACACCGCGGGCCTGGAGTCTGCCCGAATTGGCAACACCAGAATTTGACGGGAACGGTCGGCTGAAGCTGGCTCGGTTGCAAGAGGCGAGCTGA
- a CDS encoding ABC transporter permease, translating into MGRSRDLLRYVATRLALAPLMLWLIATLVFLLLRVAPGDPVDAVLGSRAPEEVKARLREQLGLDQPLWHQYMDFLGGLLNGNLGEALINQEPVRQIIGRALPASLELSVTALLVAAVAGLAVGFTAIAKSEGSIDLAGRFYGIGTYALPPFWAAMLVQLLFAVILGWLPVGGRFPPGMIPPDGSGFLIFDSLLQGNWIALKGAIRHLVLPACTLGLLLSGVFTNALRLNLNRSLRSDYVEAARSRGLSETQVILRHALPNALLPVLTIAGITVASLIGGALLIEVTFSWPGIALRLQESINQRDYPVVQGIVVVVAALVVLVSVAVDLLVALLDPRVRY; encoded by the coding sequence ATGGGGCGAAGTCGCGACCTACTGCGCTACGTGGCCACCCGTCTGGCATTGGCACCTCTGATGCTGTGGCTCATTGCCACGCTGGTGTTTCTGCTCCTGCGGGTTGCACCGGGTGATCCTGTTGATGCGGTGCTGGGAAGCCGGGCCCCTGAAGAGGTAAAGGCTCGTCTGAGAGAGCAGCTTGGCCTGGATCAGCCTCTCTGGCATCAGTACATGGACTTTCTCGGCGGCTTGCTTAATGGAAACCTCGGTGAAGCACTGATCAATCAAGAGCCCGTCCGTCAGATCATTGGGAGGGCGTTACCCGCCAGCCTCGAACTGAGCGTCACCGCCCTTCTGGTGGCTGCTGTTGCCGGACTGGCGGTGGGCTTTACAGCCATTGCTAAATCTGAAGGGAGCATCGACCTGGCTGGACGCTTTTACGGCATCGGCACCTACGCGCTGCCCCCATTTTGGGCAGCAATGCTGGTGCAATTGCTGTTCGCAGTGATCCTTGGCTGGCTACCGGTCGGCGGACGATTTCCACCGGGAATGATTCCTCCAGATGGCAGTGGCTTCCTAATTTTCGACAGCTTGCTGCAAGGAAACTGGATCGCTCTGAAAGGAGCGATTCGTCACCTGGTTCTTCCGGCCTGCACCCTTGGGCTGCTCTTGAGTGGTGTCTTCACCAATGCCTTACGACTCAACCTCAACCGCAGTCTTCGCTCGGATTACGTCGAAGCTGCTCGCAGCCGCGGCCTCAGCGAAACCCAGGTGATTCTTCGCCATGCCCTCCCCAACGCTTTACTGCCAGTGCTCACCATTGCGGGGATCACCGTGGCTTCCTTAATCGGTGGTGCGCTGCTGATCGAGGTGACCTTCTCCTGGCCAGGCATCGCTCTGCGACTCCAAGAAAGCATCAACCAGCGGGACTACCCCGTGGTGCAGGGGATTGTGGTGGTGGTGGCTGCGCTGGTGGTGCTGGTTAGTGTGGCGGTGGATCTTCTTGTGGCCCTGCTCGATCCACGCGTGCGTTACTGA
- a CDS encoding alpha/beta hydrolase, with protein sequence MRETGSTSEWALALRRRSTGQRVAVGLISSLLLHGLSLRPVQAARELVVRLDGMELPFPVNDLGGWLRNNGTSFSELGIWLNLLEEESRQGVIELLQAPLINDRSMARQMLNSWAGRRLLDQVGDLVLVDGDVTGRKVQETLESLLNERAQVSTIDLLEALPAERVHLDLDALLTVAGSWRRQLQRQQALVKNLHQTPLSANNRQIAPARANALIADRDLRRVTLAVDHRDRPLQLQLWSPSAVDGDLRRHWLVLMPGLGGSPDHFRWLGRSLSRRGYSVLVLEHPGSDALAVQALLEGRLPPPGAEVIPDRLLDLQAVLAARENGELALPGERLVLAGHSLGALTALLAAGARPQEGLARRCGQDLDDLPVNNLSRLLQCQIEDVELPSFRPPDQLAAVIGLNSFGSLLWPRRLALKDSLPVFLSGGTLDLITPPLSEQVGLLRALPFHPDSRAVLVEGASHFSPIRVEGQNGTGRGEDVFQLGEELVGVQPLEVQAQLELEISQFLMDLENDRQSAHIPGGVEHLIVGDLHLHRLDQTGATRLLD encoded by the coding sequence GTGCGGGAAACTGGTTCCACCAGTGAATGGGCTTTGGCCTTGCGAAGACGCTCAACAGGACAACGGGTTGCCGTGGGACTGATCAGCAGTCTGCTGCTCCATGGCCTGTCACTGCGACCTGTTCAGGCCGCGCGGGAGCTCGTAGTGCGCCTTGATGGGATGGAACTTCCTTTCCCTGTCAATGATCTGGGCGGCTGGCTGCGCAATAACGGGACGTCGTTTTCCGAGCTGGGAATCTGGCTGAATCTTCTGGAGGAAGAAAGCCGGCAAGGGGTGATCGAACTGCTGCAGGCCCCTCTGATCAACGATCGCAGCATGGCCCGGCAAATGCTCAACAGCTGGGCTGGGCGTCGTCTTCTGGATCAGGTGGGAGACCTCGTGCTGGTGGATGGAGACGTCACAGGGCGGAAAGTGCAAGAGACCCTTGAGTCGCTCCTGAACGAGCGCGCGCAGGTGTCCACGATTGATCTGCTGGAGGCGCTGCCTGCTGAACGCGTGCATCTGGATCTGGATGCTCTGCTGACCGTGGCTGGAAGTTGGCGTCGACAGCTTCAGCGTCAGCAGGCCTTGGTTAAAAACCTGCACCAAACTCCTCTTTCAGCCAACAACCGCCAGATTGCCCCCGCAAGAGCCAATGCCTTGATCGCGGATCGGGATCTGCGTCGGGTCACGCTTGCAGTAGACCACCGAGATCGCCCGCTGCAGCTTCAGCTGTGGTCACCGTCGGCGGTTGATGGTGATCTCCGGCGTCACTGGCTGGTGCTGATGCCCGGACTTGGAGGCAGTCCCGATCATTTCCGCTGGCTTGGCCGCTCACTGAGCCGCCGGGGCTATTCCGTTCTGGTGCTTGAGCATCCCGGCAGCGATGCCTTGGCTGTGCAAGCGTTGCTCGAGGGCCGTTTGCCCCCACCGGGTGCGGAGGTGATTCCCGATCGGCTTCTTGATCTTCAGGCCGTGCTGGCAGCCCGAGAGAACGGTGAACTTGCGTTGCCCGGCGAGCGTTTGGTGTTGGCGGGTCACTCGCTCGGAGCGCTCACTGCATTGTTGGCCGCTGGTGCCCGTCCGCAGGAAGGGCTGGCGCGCCGATGTGGACAAGACCTGGATGACCTTCCAGTCAACAACCTCTCCCGACTGCTGCAATGCCAGATCGAGGACGTGGAGCTTCCGTCCTTTCGTCCGCCTGATCAGCTGGCTGCGGTCATTGGTCTCAACAGCTTCGGCAGCCTGCTTTGGCCGCGCCGTCTTGCTCTTAAGGATTCACTGCCCGTGTTCCTCAGCGGTGGCACCCTCGATCTGATCACACCGCCCTTGAGTGAACAAGTGGGTCTGCTTCGTGCGTTGCCCTTTCACCCAGACTCCCGAGCTGTGCTGGTGGAGGGTGCCAGTCATTTCTCCCCCATCCGCGTGGAAGGTCAGAACGGCACCGGTCGCGGTGAGGACGTGTTTCAGCTCGGTGAGGAGCTGGTTGGCGTGCAACCCCTCGAGGTTCAGGCCCAGTTAGAACTCGAGATCAGCCAATTTCTGATGGATCTCGAAAACGACCGTCAGTCAGCGCACATTCCTGGTGGGGTCGAACACCTGATAGTGGGCGACTTGCACCTGCATCGTCTCGATCAAACCGGCGCCACTCGTCTGCTGGATTGA
- a CDS encoding MFS transporter, whose protein sequence is MASLGAGGVIYLTPMVFHLASFSASQVTQGLAASALIGTAARLLSGVLLDRGLSCSWPVRAAAVIGCIADLTLLQANGFGGYLAGQLLIGIAAGLYFPAIELAVPLSCTGFNSSRGYALARSADALGVALGALIGALVTALGMIRAIYLVEMGALVAMLLILGWRPLPDGRAPLLHVNSPDPITQQRAVGDEGVGWLTPLLPVLAVSIVATGIIALMQSALPLDLVRGGLARPPLSETWSGTLIAWQLGLLVLLQWPIGNWVAKRSLRFGLGMGLGGFVAGCLLLAGSALWSGGIALIAVAMVPIAFGEAAFLPTAAEAMVEETPMQHRGLAMALFSQCFAISATGAPLIAGLLLDRQGHGLMLWLLMAGICLSMLPLLKTVRPRYSAELSATLLENESDITTPRAASVQ, encoded by the coding sequence ATGGCCTCGCTCGGGGCAGGTGGTGTCATCTATCTGACACCAATGGTGTTTCATCTGGCCAGCTTCAGCGCCAGCCAGGTCACCCAAGGTCTGGCCGCTTCAGCTTTGATCGGCACGGCAGCACGGCTCCTCAGCGGCGTCTTACTTGATCGTGGACTGTCCTGCTCCTGGCCGGTCCGTGCCGCAGCTGTAATTGGTTGTATCGCCGATCTCACCCTGCTGCAGGCGAATGGTTTTGGTGGTTACCTGGCGGGACAGCTTCTGATCGGAATCGCTGCAGGGTTGTATTTCCCGGCCATTGAGCTGGCCGTTCCTCTCAGCTGCACAGGCTTCAACTCTAGTCGGGGTTATGCCTTGGCCCGAAGTGCTGACGCCCTGGGTGTGGCACTGGGGGCCCTCATCGGAGCCTTGGTCACAGCACTGGGAATGATCCGCGCGATCTACCTGGTGGAGATGGGTGCTCTGGTGGCCATGTTGCTGATCCTGGGCTGGCGTCCGCTGCCTGATGGACGCGCACCGTTGCTCCATGTGAACAGCCCGGATCCGATCACTCAACAGCGCGCAGTGGGGGACGAAGGCGTGGGTTGGCTGACACCACTGCTCCCGGTGCTGGCGGTCAGCATCGTGGCCACTGGGATCATTGCTTTGATGCAAAGCGCTCTGCCACTCGATCTGGTGCGCGGGGGCCTTGCCCGTCCGCCACTGAGTGAAACGTGGAGTGGCACCTTGATTGCGTGGCAACTGGGACTGCTCGTGCTGCTCCAGTGGCCCATCGGCAACTGGGTCGCCAAGCGCAGCCTGCGTTTCGGGCTTGGTATGGGCCTAGGCGGATTCGTTGCCGGCTGCTTACTGCTGGCAGGTTCCGCACTTTGGAGCGGTGGTATTGCCCTCATCGCCGTCGCGATGGTGCCGATTGCCTTCGGGGAGGCCGCCTTTCTGCCGACCGCAGCTGAAGCCATGGTCGAGGAAACACCGATGCAACATCGCGGTTTGGCCATGGCACTGTTCTCCCAATGCTTTGCCATTAGTGCCACGGGTGCACCGTTGATCGCCGGGTTATTGCTGGATCGTCAGGGCCACGGCCTGATGCTCTGGCTGTTGATGGCCGGCATCTGTCTCAGCATGTTGCCCCTACTTAAAACGGTGCGCCCCCGCTACTCGGCAGAACTCAGTGCCACGTTGTTGGAAAACGAAAGCGACATCACAACTCCACGAGCTGCCTCCGTGCAATAA
- a CDS encoding putative quinol monooxygenase, whose amino-acid sequence MPIINHNLNSKNSPFTMQASSLNEQQILVIASMKIKFAEQERSDFYRVTNTLIQKTIMIENPIQYTCCENINDPTDFTWNETWPSKSALDKHFSSDHVQEWLRWVQPSLIEPIKAIFVETTKTTAL is encoded by the coding sequence TTGCCAATCATCAATCACAACCTAAATTCAAAAAATAGCCCTTTCACCATGCAAGCATCATCATTGAATGAACAGCAGATTTTAGTTATTGCAAGCATGAAAATTAAATTCGCAGAGCAGGAAAGATCCGATTTTTATCGTGTTACAAATACGCTCATTCAGAAGACAATCATGATTGAAAACCCCATTCAATACACTTGCTGTGAAAACATTAATGATCCAACCGATTTTACTTGGAATGAAACATGGCCATCGAAGTCAGCACTCGATAAGCATTTCTCATCCGATCATGTCCAAGAATGGTTGAGATGGGTACAGCCTAGCCTCATCGAGCCAATCAAAGCAATTTTTGTTGAAACAACAAAAACAACAGCTTTATAA
- a CDS encoding Coq4 family protein: MRNLSILRDLAKSQGGLDSVGDLVDNFIDSEAMEVCLQRFKALPGGTDMVEQRYPPFQPDISALGKLPEGTLGHAYAGMISRLHYDADFFRPRDTSTEALWLTQRIASTHDLHHVIAGFNTEPSGESGVLAITATQIGFPAYVLLNILANFRAFRFQPKQQEVISQSIAFGSRIGLEAAPLVLQRWEEGWDKPLSQWREDLGVKPVEHERFGAIY, encoded by the coding sequence GTGAGGAACTTGTCAATCCTGCGGGATCTGGCCAAAAGCCAAGGTGGTCTCGACAGCGTTGGAGACCTGGTCGACAACTTCATCGACAGTGAAGCGATGGAAGTCTGCCTGCAACGCTTCAAAGCCCTTCCCGGCGGAACAGACATGGTGGAGCAGCGATACCCCCCCTTTCAACCGGACATCTCGGCTCTAGGAAAGTTGCCGGAAGGAACCCTCGGCCATGCCTATGCCGGCATGATCAGCCGCCTTCATTACGACGCCGATTTCTTCCGCCCCAGAGACACGAGCACAGAAGCGTTGTGGCTAACCCAGCGCATCGCCTCCACCCATGATCTGCACCATGTGATCGCAGGCTTCAACACGGAACCTTCCGGTGAATCGGGTGTGCTGGCCATCACAGCCACCCAAATCGGTTTCCCTGCCTACGTTCTACTCAACATCTTGGCCAACTTCCGAGCTTTTCGCTTTCAACCCAAGCAACAGGAAGTGATCAGTCAGTCCATCGCCTTTGGCAGTCGCATTGGGCTGGAGGCAGCACCGCTGGTGCTGCAACGCTGGGAGGAGGGCTGGGACAAACCCTTGAGCCAGTGGCGGGAGGACTTGGGTGTCAAGCCCGTGGAGCATGAACGCTTCGGCGCCATCTACTGA